GAAACGGAGTTATTACGTGCGCCTGATTGAGGCGTAGGTATAGTTCACGCCTAACATGGGACGGCGATGGGAGGTGCGTCTACTGGGACGGAGAAGTTATGTGCGTCTGATACATACGGAGATAGAAAGTGCGTATGACTCGGGCGGACATAGAAGGTGCGTCTGGGTAGGGCGGATATGGAAAGTGCGTCTGTGTTGAGCGGACATAGAAAGTGCGTCTAGTTCAGGCGTAGATGGATTGTGCGTCTGTGTCGGGCGTTTATTAAAAATCCGTCTGAGTGGGGCGCTTATAGAAGCAGCGTCTGAGTGGGGCGTTTATAGAAGCAGCGTCTGAGTGGAGCGTGCATAGAATATCCGTCTGAGTTGGGCGTTTTTAGAAAGACCGTCTGGATATATACGTTATtatctcttctcctcctctttttacataacctatgtttacagaagaagaaaaaaaacaacgaCGAAACCTGAGTAAAAATCTAGGGCAAATTTTCTTCCTAAATCTCATGTGATGGCCATTAATCTATGTTCTTGTGAAAGAAACGAGTAATCTAATTCGTTAATTGGGTGCGGGGAaatttgattgaagattaaaggtatGGTTTTTATTCCTAAGTAATTAGGTTAATTAGGCGTAATTTTCTTGATTTGTTTTTGGGTGGAATTTGATTTCTTTAAGCATAACAGATGTTGATTTGTTCATTTTCTGCTGATTTGCTAACTCAGTTGTTGCAAATTTGTTAAAATGGAGGGTACTGTTGTACTGCTGAAAAAACAATCACTAACTTGTATTCTCTATATCTCCAATATCTAGATCATCACTGGACTCGCCTGGAATTGTTTCCTCAATATTAGCGTTTTCCTCACCACTCTGAGAATCTTCCATTTGTTGGGCTGAATCAAACACAAACGTCGACCGTCCTGAATATTTGATACTATCTTTTAGAATTTCGtggcactcttcgtgcttaaattttttgtaACCATTACTTTCTTTGAATCGCTTTCTTATCTCTTCAACCTGTTATTGTTTTGAATACTCATCAGTTCATTTACATGTATATAATTATTAAGGGTGCAAAAATTGACGATTACTTACCTTCAAGACTTCATTCCAGCCACTATGATATTCACCATCAACTTCCAACACTTTTGCAGAATAAAGTGAAACCTCTCtacttattccctgaaatcgACTCTGGATAGAAGTCCAAGTACGTTTCGGTTTACAAGGCAGGGCTTCTTCCATCTTAGCTTTGATCCGACTCCATAATAATCTTTCTGGTTGATCGGTTCCGGTAGCAGAATCTTGAGATATGGCTAAATGGATTCTACATATCGTTGTATCTTCTTATGTTGTAAAATTGGGACCGCGTGGTGCCATACttctatatttcttgaaatagaaatgataaatgataagataataaTGGATGCAGAAATAAGTTAGTACTATCAAATgctatatatagatatacgaaagAGCCGTTGCAATGTATCAAACGGTCGGAAAATCAGAAAATCAGTTCCAAAATATAACCGTTGGCGCACGTATGGGTGTACGCCTGGTAACAGACGCTCGTAATACATGCGCCCAAAGCAGCGTAAATTAAAGTTGCGCCTGCTAACAAACGCTCACAATACGTGCGCCCATTCCAGACGCTCATAATACATGCGCATCACACAGACGCTCATAATACATGCGCCTCACACAGGCGCACGTAATACATGCGCCCAAACCAGGCGTTTTTAATAACTGCGCCCCATTGGGACGTACATTCTAATTACGCCTGCTATGGGGCGTATGTTTTATCTCCGTATGGCCCGGCGGTGTTTATAAATACGCCTAATTCAAACGCTCTGTATACATCCGCCCCAATATCATACGTTCTTTATACATACGCCCGGTGTGAAGcgcccactatacttccgtctCGATTCATACGCTCGTAATAACCCCGTCCCACTATTGATCATTTTAGTCTGGGttggcgaccacatttggtcacaaaccctaattctctggaCTAAATATGGCTTTACTCCTCACCACTGCGGCACTTtctgggaccaaatttgggtttagtacccaaatttggccgtgactgtggttgctcttagaaaCTTAGATGTGACTagtttaatttcatgtatttattaCTGATCAATCATTtcatatatatatgaaccatGAATATTTCTTGCAGCTAGTAAATCGCGCGCGCATTCAGAGTTTAGGCCATTGATAtacagtaaaacttcgataaattaataatgttgggtctaaaaacaattattattttagcgaagtaaTTAATCTATTGAATTAAAATTTAGCTTATCTAGTCTAAACCGAGTTGGGATcatagaattttattattttaacgaaataattaatttatcgagattaatttattgaagttttactGTATATGACATGAGATTGCTAGCCTTTTGGGGactcttgtttttttttccgTAACTCAGGTCACCTTAACAGTTAACCCGCTTGCCACTAGGATGAATATATATCTGACTTTGGTTTcagttttttataattataacAAAATGGACTTAGAAAATGATAGGCACAAGAGAAAACAACTGAAGAGAATTGCGAATATCTCAGAGGAGAAACTACTGCAATACGGAACAATGGCTATCTCTATCTATATATGTACATACAGCCATTTTAGTCTTCTACTGGTAGTTGTCAAACCCACTTTACACCTTGCGTAGCATGACCGCTTTGATGGATGGACGTTCAAAATTTCAAAACCTATCCCGTGCTTTACCTATAAATAGAAGCCGACTTTCCCCAATCAATTTCACTCCCACATCTAAGTCTAACTAACTGCTTAGATATCTTTCTTTTCTTCAATATCAACCTTTTCCATTCTCAGTTAACAATATGGATTTCTCATCACTACTATTACTACTTCTAAACAATTGGATTTCAGCTTATTCCATGGCTGCTCTTCTTGCCTTAGTCCTTGTCTACAATCTCAGGATAACcaagtcatcatcttccaaaaccacTTCTCTGAAGGGCAAGAAGATTATTGCTAGGCCACCAGCAGTAACAGGCGCATGGCCGGTTCTTGGTCACCTGCATTTGTTTGGATCAGGAGAGCATCCACATGAGATGTTGTCAAAGTTCGCAGAAAAATATGGACCTGCCTTTACAATGAAGTTCGGGAAGCACACAACACTAGTTGTGAGCGATACCCGAGTCGTCAAAGAATGTTTTACTACTAATGATACCCTCTTCTCCAACCGCCCATCCACCATAGCTTTCGATCTTATGACTTATGCAACCGACTCCATAGCTTTCACTCCTTATAGTCCTTACTGGCGTGAACTCAGAAAGATATCCACTCTCAAACTTCTCTCTAACAACCGTCTTGAATCGATCAAACAACTTCGGACCTCAGAGGTGAGCGTATGTTTTAAGGAACTATACGAGCTAACCAACAAGAAAAGCGATAATGGAGAACCAGTTCCGATAGATTTGAAGAGATGGTTCGATGAGGTTTCAAACAATGTAACTATGAGAGTAATCTTTGGGAAACAAAATTTTGGATCCAAGATTGTACGCGGGGAAGATCAAGAGGCAGTCCATTATAAAAAAATCATGGACGAACTTTCACGTCTTTCTAGTTTGACTATGTTGTCGGACATGGTTCCTTTACTTGGTTGGTTGGATTACTTCAAAGGCGATTTGAAGGCAATGAAACGAAATGGCAAGGAACTGAATTCTATACTCCAGAAATGGTTGGAGGAACATAAAAGCAAGAAAAGCTCTCATGATCGACAAGATTTCATGGATGTTATGTTGTCAATTTCCAAGGAGACCCAACTCTATGGCCACGACCAAGATACTTTTATTAAAGCTACTTGTCTTGCCATGATCATGGGTGGAACAAACAGTACGGAAGTGGCTCTAACATGGATCTTGTCCTTACTTATGAACAACAGATACGCATTGCATAAGGCTCGACAGGAAATAGACTTACTCGTTGGGAAGGATAGACAAGTGGAAGATTCAGATGTCAAGAATTTGACATACATGAATGCCATCATTAAAGAAACAATGCGATTATACCCATTAGGTTTTCTTCTAGAACGCGATGCCAAGGAAGACTGTGAAGTTGGCGGGTTCAACATCGAAGGTGGTACAAGATTACTGATAAATGTGTGGAAGTTACAACGAGATCCGAACGTGTGGACAGACCCCATGGAATTCAAACCAGAGAGATTTCTGACAGAGAATGCAGACATAGATGTTGGTGGTCAACATTTCGAATTACTGCCATTTGGTGCTGGTAGAAGGGTGTGTCCTGGTGTGTCTTTCGCGCTACAGTTCATGCATTTGGTTCTCGCCCGTCTTATCCATGGCTATGATATGGAAACCATAAATGGTGAAGACGTTGATTTAAGTGTTAGTAGCGAGGGACATGTTAACATCAAATCAACCCCACTCGAGCTCATCCTTACTCCTCGCCTTCACCCCAAGCTTTACGATTGTTAAAGCCAAGTGTTCAGCTTTGAAGCTGTTTATTATGATCGCTGGGTGATTGATACGTATGTAGTTTTTATCGTAAGAAACAAAATACCAGAAAATTTTCGAAAGCAGATCGTGGAGTTTACGGATTTTACTATGCTAAAAACCAATGATTATGGAACGTAAAATACATAGTTTTCTTCACAAATATAGGATCGAGAAGAAGATTGATAATTATTAGTGATTTTTTACGTTTGAATCTAAATTGATAATATTCCTTGGAGTGAAGTACAGGGAATTTACTTTATTAATTTGTCCCCATACTTCTTAACTTAACATTCGACGGGAGACTTTGGGTGCTGTCACCTAATATATAccgaggaaaaagaaaaaaaagaatctcAGATAAAGCGGAGGCCAGCGAAAAAACGATTCCCAGGGGC
This DNA window, taken from Papaver somniferum cultivar HN1 chromosome 3, ASM357369v1, whole genome shotgun sequence, encodes the following:
- the LOC113357146 gene encoding protopine 6-monooxygenase-like, which produces MDFSSLLLLLLNNWISAYSMAALLALVLVYNLRITKSSSSKTTSLKGKKIIARPPAVTGAWPVLGHLHLFGSGEHPHEMLSKFAEKYGPAFTMKFGKHTTLVVSDTRVVKECFTTNDTLFSNRPSTIAFDLMTYATDSIAFTPYSPYWRELRKISTLKLLSNNRLESIKQLRTSEVSVCFKELYELTNKKSDNGEPVPIDLKRWFDEVSNNVTMRVIFGKQNFGSKIVRGEDQEAVHYKKIMDELSRLSSLTMLSDMVPLLGWLDYFKGDLKAMKRNGKELNSILQKWLEEHKSKKSSHDRQDFMDVMLSISKETQLYGHDQDTFIKATCLAMIMGGTNSTEVALTWILSLLMNNRYALHKARQEIDLLVGKDRQVEDSDVKNLTYMNAIIKETMRLYPLGFLLERDAKEDCEVGGFNIEGGTRLLINVWKLQRDPNVWTDPMEFKPERFLTENADIDVGGQHFELLPFGAGRRVCPGVSFALQFMHLVLARLIHGYDMETINGEDVDLSVSSEGHVNIKSTPLELILTPRLHPKLYDC